Genomic DNA from Blastocatellia bacterium:
GAAGAAGATCGCCGACCACGCCATATTGAGCACGAGCTGTCCGGCGAAGAGCGCGAGTTCGCGAGACCATCCGACCCGCCGCCACACGAGCCATGCGGCCACGGCCATGCTCGCATAGAGGACGGACCAGACGGGACCGAAAACCCAGTTCGGAGGAGTCCAGTCCGGTTTGCGCAACAAAGCATACCATCCTTCGATGCGAGGAGTGGTGAACCAGGAGCCGATCCCAGCAGCCATGAAGCACGCTGCCAGGAAAACTCCGAGTGACGCCAGCTCATGGAGTCTGCCGCTTAACCATTTCGCCGCTACTCCGATCATGGTTAGCCTCCGCGCGTCGGGCGATCGCTCGTATGAGGTTTGAGAAGATCACCCGGTGAATCGGATACAACCCATACCAATAGATCAGACCGAATAACCCCCTGGGGGCGAAGAAAGCTGTCTGCACAAGGAGCGTTCGTCCGCCGGATTGCGGTTTCGCCTCCCACTGGAGCCAGGCCGAGCCGGGCAGTTTCATCTCGGCGCGTAACCTCAACAGGCGGTCGGGCACTATATCCTCGACGCGCCAGAAATCCACAACATCCCCTACGCGCAATTGATCCGGATGGCGACGCCCCCGGCGGAATCCCACGCCTCCGACCAAACGATCCAAAGCCCCGCGCAGCCGCCAGACCCAATCCCCATAGAGCCATCCCCGCTCTCCTCCTAATCTCGAGAAGATCTCAAAGAGGCGCTCTGGACTAGCGGCAACAATCTCACCCCTCCGCTCGATGATCATCCCCTGCTCATTTTTGAGAACGACAGGAGGCACATCTCCTCGGCTAGAGGCCAGAGCATCGCCCCAACTGCTCTCGACGTGGTTACAGGCCAGTTCGTCGAGGGCGCGCCGAACGGCCTGCTCGTAACCAATCGGCTCAATATGAGGAAACAAGCGCCGTGCCCTGTCATCCCGCACGATGACCTCATTGCGAAGTCCCTCGATCAAGGGCCGGGCCATAGTCGCCGGTATGGGCGTTATCCAGTGCACCCAGTAAGATGAAAGTCGCGGCGAGAGAAGCGGGACCGAGATGAGCACCCGCCTGAGACCTCGGACTCGAGCATAAATCAGCATCATTTCCGCATAGGTGAGCACATCGGCCCCGCCGATCTCAATGATCTGATCGGCGCTCTCCGGGACCTCGAGCGCAGAGATCAGATACCGGATCACGTCGTCAATGGCTATAGGCTGAATGCGCGTGTAGACCCAGCGAGGACAAATCATCACCGGCAGCCGCTCAGTCAGGTTCCGCACGATCTCAAAAGACGCACTTCCTGAACCCACAATGATGGCCGCGCGGAACTCCGTAACGGGGATGCCCGCCCGGCGGAGGACATGCCCCGTCTCATGCCGCGACTGAAGATG
This window encodes:
- a CDS encoding TspO/MBR family protein; translation: MIGVAAKWLSGRLHELASLGVFLAACFMAAGIGSWFTTPRIEGWYALLRKPDWTPPNWVFGPVWSVLYASMAVAAWLVWRRVGWSRELALFAGQLVLNMAWSAIFF
- a CDS encoding SDR family oxidoreductase — encoded protein: MVKRVLVTGVTGYVGSRLVPHLLKAGYQVRVFVRDQRRLQGRFWADEVEVAVGDVLKPETIHRAMKAVDAAFYLIHSMTESRDFHKRDLVAAHNFAEAARSAGVQRLIYLGGLGDPNANLSRHLQSRHETGHVLRRAGIPVTEFRAAIIVGSGSASFEIVRNLTERLPVMICPRWVYTRIQPIAIDDVIRYLISALEVPESADQIIEIGGADVLTYAEMMLIYARVRGLRRVLISVPLLSPRLSSYWVHWITPIPATMARPLIEGLRNEVIVRDDRARRLFPHIEPIGYEQAVRRALDELACNHVESSWGDALASSRGDVPPVVLKNEQGMIIERRGEIVAASPERLFEIFSRLGGERGWLYGDWVWRLRGALDRLVGGVGFRRGRRHPDQLRVGDVVDFWRVEDIVPDRLLRLRAEMKLPGSAWLQWEAKPQSGGRTLLVQTAFFAPRGLFGLIYWYGLYPIHRVIFSNLIRAIARRAEANHDRSSGEMVKRQTP